The following are encoded together in the Budorcas taxicolor isolate Tak-1 chromosome 4, Takin1.1, whole genome shotgun sequence genome:
- the LOC128046478 gene encoding LOW QUALITY PROTEIN: GTPase IMAP family member 1-like (The sequence of the model RefSeq protein was modified relative to this genomic sequence to represent the inferred CDS: inserted 2 bases in 1 codon), protein MGGQKVARDEENAYGFQESRSALEQSRLRLLLAGRSGTGKSATGNSILQRKHFLSRLAATAVTRACATGSCRWASWDVEVLDTPDLFSPEVAQADPGFEERGRCYLLSAPGPHAVLLVTQLGRFTAQDLRAWQGVKALFGAAIAARAVVVFTRREDLAGGSLQQYVRDTDNRALRELVAECGGRCCGFDNRAADGEREAQVGELMGLVEELVRDQGGAPYTNDVYRLAQTLGGLSPDERLRIVAERXWPLAGLWRWPKPAPGTWCKLGLAALLGALFLLYLLCR, encoded by the exons ATGGGAGGACAGAAGGTGgcaagagatgaagaaaatgcCTATG GTTTCCAGGAGTCGAGGTCCGCCCTGGAGCAGAGCAGGCTGCGCCTCCTCCTGGCTGGGAGGTCGGGTACCGGGAAGAGCGCCACGGGCAACAGCATCCTCCAGCGGAAGCACTTCCTCTCCAGGCTCGCGGCCACGGCGGTGACCAGGGCCTGCGCCACGGGGAGCTGCCGCTGGGCCTCGTGGGACGTGGAAGTCCTCGACACCCCCGACCTCTTCAGCCCCGAGGTCGCCCAGGCAGACCCGGGCTTCGAGGAGAGAGGCCGCTGCTACCTGCTGTCGGCCCCGGGGCCGCACGCCGTGCTCCTGGTGACCCAGCTCGGCCGCTTCACCGCGCAGGACCTGCGGGCCTGGCAAGGGGTGAAGGCGCTCTTCGGGGCGGCCATCGCGGCGCGCGCCGTCGTGGTCTTCACCCGCAGGGAGGACCTGGCGGGGGGCTCGCTGCAGCAGTACGTGCGCGACACCGACAACCGCgcgctccgggagctggtggccGAGTGCGGGGGCCGCTGCTGCGGCTTCGACAACCGTGCGGCCGACGGGGAGCGGGAGGCGCAGGTCGGGGAGCTGATGGGGCTGGTGGAGGAGCTGGTGAGGGACCAGGGCGGCGCCCCCTACACCAACGACGTGTACCGCCTGGCGCAGACCCTGGGCGGGCTGAGCCCCGACGAGAGGCTGCGCATAGTGGCGGAGCG CTGGCCGCTGGCCGGGCTGTGGCGGTGGCCCAAGCCAGCGCCGGGGACCTGGTGTAAGCTGGGCCTGGCCGCCCTGCTGGGCGCCCTGTTCCTGCTGTACCTGCTCTGCAGGTAG